The genome window CTTTCGCCCTTCAAGCTCGCGCCTCCTACCAACACTCCGTCGACATTGTCAAGGGAAATAATCTGAGAACAATTCTCAGGCTTGACGCTGCCGCCGTAGAGCACCCTGATTTCATTACCCTTTTCTCCGAAGAGGTCAACCAGGATTTTTCGGCAGAAAGCATGGGCTTCCACAATCTCCTCGGGACCGGCCACTTCACCGGTGCCAATGGCCCAGACAGGCTCGTAGGCAATGGCGATCTGCTCGGCTTCGATCTCCCGGGGCACATCCTTGAGGCCTTCACGGATCTGGCGTTCCACCACTTCCTCGACCTTGCCGGCCTTGCGTTCCTCGATCAGCTCGCCCACGCAGAGCACAACCTTGAGACCGGAAGCAATGCCATATGCGGTCTTCTTGCCGATGTACTCATCGGTTTCACCCAACACATGACGACGCTCGGAATGACCGGTCAGACCAAAGGCGGCACCGCAGTCCTTGAGCATCTTGGGAGAGATCTCGCCGGTAAATGCGCCCTCTTCCTGGATGTAGTAATCCTGTCCGCCCGTGGAGAAGCCCTTCACGGAGGCCAGTTCATCGGAAACACCCTTCAAAGCCGTAAACGGCGGGAAAATAAGAACTTCACGATCGTCGGGAAGAGCTCCCACCAGGTCGGCGAGTTCACGGGCCGTGGCTTTTGCCTCGTCCCAGGTCTTGTACATCTTCCAGTTGGCTGCCATCAATTTCTTCATTATTTAAAGCTCTCCTTTAAAGCTTTGAACGCGGGCAATTCCTTGCCCTCCAGGAATTCGAGGAACGAACCACCGCCGGTGGATATGAAACTGAACTTGTCGGCCAGGTGCGCCTGGTGCACGACGGCATCGGTATCGCCGCCACCCACGATGGTCAGGGCGTCGTCCATGTCGGCCATCTGCCTGCACAGGGCCAGGGAGCCCTCGGCAAAGGCGGGCTTTTCAAAAAAGCCCATGGGGCCGTTCCACATGATGGTCTTGGCCGCGCCGATGACCTTGTTGAAGGCCTCAATGGATTTGGGGCCGATGTCCAGCACCACGGCATCGCCGGGAATGGCCTCTGCGGCGCATTCGCCTGCGGCCTCGGTGTCCTCGATGTTCTTGGCATACAGGAAGTCCACGGGCAGGTGCAGCTTGGAGCCTTTTTCCTCGGCCTTGGCCATGATGGCCTTGGCGTCATCGATGAGGTCGGCTTCATACAGGGATTTGCCCACATTGTGGCCCTGGGCGGCAATGAAGGTATTGGCCATGGCG of Salidesulfovibrio onnuriiensis contains these proteins:
- the tpiA gene encoding triose-phosphate isomerase, which gives rise to MKKLMAANWKMYKTWDEAKATARELADLVGALPDDREVLIFPPFTALKGVSDELASVKGFSTGGQDYYIQEEGAFTGEISPKMLKDCGAAFGLTGHSERRHVLGETDEYIGKKTAYGIASGLKVVLCVGELIEERKAGKVEEVVERQIREGLKDVPREIEAEQIAIAYEPVWAIGTGEVAGPEEIVEAHAFCRKILVDLFGEKGNEIRVLYGGSVKPENCSQIISLDNVDGVLVGGASLKGESFSKIVLA